GGGAGCAGTGCATGGACCTGCATGCCTTGCTGCTTGTTTCCACTCATGGTTACATGAGCTGCATGCATGGCCTACAATAACAGTGTAAGAGAAAAGTGAAGGTGACGGataaagaggaggagaaagagggtgGTTGGAGTGAAGAGTACGTAACCTGTGATCACCTCTATTCCTTGAGATTGGCGTTCGAGATGCATCCAAGGATTAATTCTGAGAACGTACGTCTTCTCCTGTCGCAACGGGAACCGAGGATCGATGGGGGAGGGAAGAGCTAGGGAGGAGGACGGCCATGGTGCATGCATGCTCGATACAGCAGGGCGATGAACGGCGAGAGCTCCATCTGCAGCTCGTCGGTGCATGATATCTCGTCTCTGAGCATGGAGTCGGGCCTTTGAGGTCCTGATCATGGCTGCTTCCAAACGAGACCACCTTTTCTCGTTGTGGTCTCAGAGGGGGCCGTCCTCTTGCTCTTGGTGTTTATCGGAATGGGAACACTCAGGGATGGAGAAGACGTGGTCTCTCGTGATCGGATGGTGGTAAGCTTCGATGGGGACGGTGTGTTGTGTCCCCACAGGGAACGGCTTCTGTGCTCCATGGTTGGACCTCGTCGTGAGAGGACCGGAAGAGAACAAAAGGAAAAGGTGTGTCGATCATAATATTCTTGAAAATACTTGTAATGTTTCGAAAAACATCAAAGAATTATTTATGTGACTCTGTAAATTCGTGAGGAATTATTCACTTTTGGTGATGATGGATATATCCATACGATTTTATCCTTTCGAAACATGTAAATTCTAAAAGGAACCTACGAGGATACGAAAGATATGAATCcttgatttttcatatttttatttagaatACATCTAAAGATTATACGAAGAAGAATAAGAGATTCTTTTGACAAAGCTTGAAGAGTTTTCTCCACCATTCATCCTATAAATGCACGCATGCAATTACAAGGAGAAGAACATTTATATTACCATGTCCATTTTGGTGCAAACCgagatgtcatgttttcctcaagTTTGGTCAACAGAGGATGATGAAGACATGACAAGTTTCTAAAACAGGCTTCCGAAATGATGCTACTGTGACTCCGAACCCCCCTCTCGTTTCTCATCCTCCTTCGCCCTTTCGGCATGCAGGTTGGTGTGTTGGGCTCAAAAGGATGCAATGGCCAGCAGGCCAGCAAACTGATGCTGACAGCACTTTGTCCCATCTGATTCTCACAGTACTAACACAGAGAAGTCACTGTTTTGAGACCAAGTCCCCCAGCTCAGTACATGGCAGGAGTAGCCACAGGCTCGCTCACAGTGACAGGGATGGGATCTTCTCCTTCGCGTCACTGTCGTGATCAGTAGGTTGAGCAGGATAAGGGAAATAATGTAGTCTGCCTGCGATTTATCTGACATGTGGTCCGTCATtggtttagagagagagagagagagagagagagagagagagagtctcccCTTTTGTAGTGTAGAAACCATTAATAAGTTGATTGTTGGAAAATGTTTTGGATATTTGGACCATCACAGAGAATGTTGATTGTTCCGAATTGATGCCAGCCGAGTTGGTGGAGTTATAACCAAATCAGACTCGATTCCAACTCCAAAGCAGAGTGAGATTGATCAGCTAAAGGCAATTCAGACTGATGAACTGAGCCAGTCTGATCTAAAATTATCTGAAGAAATGATCAGTAAACTCATCTTCCTTCTGATTTCCAAATGTGGAGTTGGTACAATCTCCAACCACTCCATTTATTGAACACTCAACTGCTCCACCATATTGTTTCCAAGAACACAAACAGACAACTTGCCATCATCTCAGAAGGAGCCCAAAGTGGAACTCTCATCTTCCTTTTAAATTCTACCTTCCCATCTCAAGCTTATCACTAATCTTCTCTTTGCAGCTCACAACCAAAGAATGCAGGATCCCAAGTATGCATATCCTTATCCTGCTCAAGGTAATTCCAACTTCACATTTGCTCATTGTTTTCTTTTCCTGATTGATGGAATGGTTtctatgatgatattaatttgaaACAATGGACATGGGTTCTTGCTTCAGCAAAAAGATGTCTTCACAACATTAATTATGAAAGGTATATATTTGGTTCAGCACAAATCAACACAATTttgtggaaattatgtgcttgttgATGTAGGATACTACCATGGGCCTCCTGTGATGGCACCACCTCAATATGCTGCTGCACCACCCAGGAGCAGTGGCTTCTTGGAAGGATGGTTAGTGATCAAGTGCTCATGTCTTCTTCTTTTCTGCACCCAAAGATTTATTCTCTACTCTGTAACTCAAAAAAAGCTTCTCAAGTCACCCATTAATTTGTTGTGATTTAGTGTTAACAGCCATTCTGTTTCTGTGTTTATTTTTCTGTGTGATTCAACTATTCAACATTGAAGGAGTATCATCTTTAACTGATGATCAAAGATGAAATGTCATAGTGTTATTAGTCAGTAACCTATTTGGTCAGTTGTTATTGTTGAGGTTTTAGGTAGAAGAGTAACTTTGATTTGTCAAACATATATTTTGGAGAGTTCACTTGAGATGAAGTTGCTGATGTTGTTTTCTCaaacaaatttttttatttaactatAAGGAATTGATCTAATGTTGTTGTTGCTGAAAATTCTTACTTTGTTGCATTGATATAATTGTTAGCTAAGCACCAATTCCTGTTATTTTTCACATGCTCATAATAGCAGTTATGTTGCTCTTATGATTGCATAATATTAACAGATGACTTCAGAATAATTTTTGCTGGTTATTTTTCAAGATATAActacaaaatatatttattttcatcaCTAATTTTGCCTTTGGCAACAAAATATATATCACTTCCAATATTGATTGTAACAACAACAGCATCTATTGCTAAAACTCTTGagcaagaatttttattttaaagtaaAAATGACCTTTTTATCttaagattaattttatataatttggaGGTATTTTAATCACCAACATCTTATACTTGTTTGACAGGAATGTAAATGCTGATTCACTTATAGAGTATGCTTTTAGAGCAAAAAGTCaaacttttcttattttaaaattaggTTAAGAGTGGAAATATATGCCCACAGGTTTTGCTAAGGATAATTTTTTCCCTATCTGGCTTCTTAAACAAGGCAAATCAAATTAGAAGATAATAATTTTGATCGATAGATCTGCATGAAAAAAATGAGATCACAAAATAAACTGGCTACAGTAATTTCTTTTGTGAAATGTACATCACTTCCTATGGTTTTTGTGATGATTTCTCCACTCACTTGATTGTTTTATTTTGTAGCCTTGCTGCTCTTTGCTGCTGCTTTCTTATTGATGAGTGTTGCTGTGATCCATCTATCCTATTTATCTGCTGATATCACTGCTCAATCTTGAAGTATTTGCTGCCTTTAAACCCACTTGAAGTTTCTGCTGTGAAGCTGTAATCAAGCTTGAAAGTGTTTCAGCATCTTTATTTAGAGAAACTTCCATAAAATTATGTTCTATTGTGGTTAGTAGTGATAGTCCCAACAACATTAATAAGTAGTTTCATGGAAGAATCTGATTACTATAGTTGACACTTTTGCTATTCATATCTTATCTTTTAGAACCATTAGGATCTTCAAAACTGAAATTAACATTAACCAACATTTTTTTGGATGGATAATTTTAGCATCATTTATCACAAACTAGCTCGATAAATTAACCCTCGCATTAACTCGATAGATCAACGAATGCCTGCCTAGCTATAGTAGACTCATCTAGTCCTTATAAACCGAGATTATGCGATGAGAGTATTTGTTCTTTGGTAAGGTACTCCCAAAATGATAAatcttaaaatatattaaatgcaTATGATCACCACACCTTAAGATCTTAATTAAtgctttaaattattattattattctaaaaattttcatgattttgACATGGTCGAACAGTTTCTTGAAATCAAATTAATCAAGTAATAGTCGAAGGGTTCTCATTTCTTTGTAGTTGACTACTGACTCCTTGGAGAGGCTACATGAAGTGGTCATTTACTGTCTTCAAAAGATCTGATTATGTGAACATGCAGTGACAAATACCAGTACAAGACCTCCCAAGTGCACAACATTACCATTTAGGAATAGAGAATCTCTGATACAGAGTAAAATTCAAATTGATTGATGGCTACAGACAATTTTAATTGTCCATCATCAGTTGACTAAGTTAATGCTTCAAGCTTGATGTGTGAAAATGATTGCGCTCATCCAGGTTGCGCTAATGAGTCTTCACAATCACGCAACAAGCAGAAAGCAGATGGCACGATATGGTCGCTGTCGCTGCAATATGATCCCTTGTGAAATTTTGTCAGCAGAAAGCATAATTTTTTACTCACATTTGATGGAACGGTATATGTGTCGCACGAACAGCAAAGAAGCACGAAAACCGACAGTCCCGAGCATAAGGAAGAATCCATAACAAATGCAAGTCATGTAACCAAAAAAGAATGATGTTTGCATGAAGCCCGACATGTCTGATCTCGCGTGATAGTAGTATATGCAGTAGAAGAAGATGAATACGCCGGTGGAGCCTCCACAAAGAACAGACCTGCAGAAGATAATGTGATGTTTTAAGACTGAAGAATCAACATCAGATGGTCTTTACATTATGCATGTAAAGGAAGATAAGGGATAAATGACTGTAGAACTTTTTTCATTagcaaataacaaataaaattataCAGAGCGGCAACCTTTATTTTGAGATGTTGTATAAAAACTGATCCAGCTATTTGCACTCAGCAGTCAGATAATACAAGATTTCAGCAGCATATAGGACACCTTTCTATTACGGTTTTGGTCAGAAACAGCAAGGTTTATTTTCATATATACACCCTCGAGCCCCCCAGATTACATGACATAGATTAGTAAGACCGAGAGATCTAAAAGCTTTTAGTTCTCTGTCATGCATAGTTGTGACCTCCACTTATGATTACTGTTATTCAgaaaatatgatgaataagtaTTACATTTATGTTCAAACAATTGTAATCACATCTTCATGATTGGAGAAAATGTTGACATGTTGGAAGTTACCTGAAAAAAGTTGATTTTGTATGGCACTATAACCTTAACAATTACAAGTCTTTCGCAGCACAAGTTTTCTTCCATCTAATGCATTTTTCCTAAGATTCCAATAGAAATTGATCAATGTACAATTGTTGGATTGCCACAGTGTCCTCCACTCAAGTAACTAATATCCTCATCAGAAATTTGATCTGTCTATTAGGTTTTAATATTGCATTAGATATACAGCTTCAGATAAGGTTAAATCATGTAAGCTGCTCCTAATATGCAAATGTTTATAACTCTTTGGTGCATATCTATGAAATCCTCTCATCATGTCCATTGCCAGCTTTGACAACCAATCAATCATCGAAAATCAGTATAATATTGGCATCTAATTAGTCATTCACTTAGGATGAGGAAACAAAGCATTCAATCAGGTAAAACTCTGACCATCAAACATATGATCAGCTGCAGCGCACTTTTAATTCTTTTTCCATTTAATCTAGCAAATTTAAAAGATAGCAGAACGGCATTGTCTTCCGAATTAGTGGACTTGGTTTTCGTAGAGGTGGATAGAAATCTAATTTTAATTTAAGGCAGGTGTTCATTCATTTCCATAGGGTTTTTCTGTTTAGAAgacaatatcaataataataagaggGGTCATTGTTCAACAAAAAGGAATCTCCGTGTGGTTGCAATATTGAAAAGTTAGTTCTTCACCAGAGACTTCTGTTAGGTTGACACGATTAAATTCTTAAGGGATATGAATTAAAGATGAACCCACAAGGCATGGAGGAGAAAACAAAGGAAAGGAATAAGGTATATCTAGTTATCTACTACCCACATGATAGACGAAAACTTGAAGCCCATGGAAACTCTTGTAAACCGTGTCAATTAAAATGAATGAAATAACATTAGAAGTTCTTGAAAGATGAACTGAAATAAAACCTTAATGTATGCCATGATTCAAAAAACTCTCGACTCAAGACAACTAAATGACAAAAGAGGTACAACATTTACAAATATGTTCAAGCACGATAGTTTCAAGATGGCAAAACAGACTGCAGTGTCTATGCTAGACCAACTGAATGGTAGAATTATCTAGTAGAATGGAGAAGGCCAGATACTTACCTCCACCACCACCCGTGATCCTCTGCTGCAAGTTGGAAATATGTCAATGCAACAGTGATGAACGCTGTGACAATTATAAGAATGATGAAAACAATAAATAGGAtactatatattgtatatattttGTGACCCCACACGCTAGCAAATATATAGTAGAGTTCTACATAGATGGCACTAAAAGGAAGGAATCCTGCCATTGCCATCTGAGGTATGGTGCCTCGATACCATGCCAATTCAGGAATTTCTCTTGGGTACTTGTTGGTACGGCATGGAGCTTGGAATTCAGTTTTGCTGTTTTTACCAGTAACCCCACCCAATATGAGCAAAGGGGAAGTAACCAATGCCCATATAAGTAGAATCACAAGGATGGTTCCAAATGGCAGAGCTGCAGTTGCGCTATATGTAATAGCAACAGTGTTCAGGAAGAAGAATGTCAAGAACAAGGGACCACAAAATAAGCAGCCAGTCAACAACAAATTCCTCACCTGCAGTCAAATAGAGGCAAAGATAATTAACCCATGCAGACTACAAGTGGTATGACTAGAAATTAATGCTGAAGCAACTTCTTACCCAATTAGTCCCTTCGAGCTGCATATAGAAGGAGCTCGCAGTGTAACCAGCGATACCAGAAGTCAGAGCATAGATGACAACAAGAGCTGTGTAAAGGGCTCCCCGATTGTATGGGTAGAACACACCAACAAGTGCAAGAAGGAAGATGAACATTGTACTAGTCATGAGACAAAAGTATCAGATGATATTAACAGAAATCAGCATTAGAAGTGGTTAGTGAGAGCTCTTACAGCACTAGGAGCTGAGTTCCAGAACCAATAATAGCTGAAAACAAAGACTTGTTCTTTGGAAATCGGAAGACGTCTCCATGGATATATTTCCATCCAGAATCCTCTTGATCTTCAAGAGACTCCTCAATGAGAGAATATCTTCATGATGATAGTATTTTAGTGGCAGATGAAATAGTGAACACAAGGAAATATGCTTCAAAATGAAAACCATGGAGTCTATATATCTTACTTTACAAAATCGTTTTTGAGCACACGCATGAGAATCGTAGCAAGAAACCCAGTCAGAAGAAGGACAGTCACACATGAATTAACAATTGAGAACCAATGAATCTCTAAATGTTGAGGCATAGAGGATGTCCTTGAGTACTTTGCCATCCTTTCTTCAAAAGATATGTCAGTATTTTTCCATGTCACAGAATATAAAAACTCGACATCCAATTTCCTATCCTCCGAGATATCCACATTAATATTGGGGTCTGTTTGTACATTGATCTCAATGACCCGATCATCATTGTAAAGGATATTGAAGTGGATGTGTTTAAAGAGAAAGTACTTGTCTTTGCCCGAATCAGTCTTGACCTCCTCAATCTTGCCCAGGAAACCCCATAAAGGCAGATCATCATAATACATTTCAAAGTAATAGTCCTTTGATACAGCATGTCTGAACTTTGCAAcatcttcttttgacaagttttttTTACAAAGAGACTTTGACCGCTGCTCCTCCAGAAAATTTAATTCGTACGGTGCATCGACCAAACGATCACCATTTAGAACTTCCCCAAGGGCTTCCGTCTTTTCGGTAACATGCTCTAAATCAACAAAGTTTTGTAAAGAGTTGTACACACTAACAAACATAAATAGTGTTGCTAACAGACTCATGCAGCTCAGAAGTCGATGGAACAGTAAGGATAAGTGAATAACCTGGTGAGCAGAATGGCAAGTCATAGTAACGATATGTCTCGCTGCAGATGCAAAAGGGAAATGACTGTCACATTCAAGAAACACTGAAATTTTAGAAGTAAATGATCAATATCCTAAACCAAGAGCATCATTAATAAATGCCAAAGACAGGGTCAAAGGCAGCAGAATTAACAGGGCCTGGTAATCTATAAGGCTATAAACAAGCGACCGAACGAAACAGATCCTCACAATCCAACAAGCAGAACTGATACCACTACAATATGAAGCACACCAAAGTATAAAATCCCTGAGATTTAATAGAGTTTGGTTTTTCACAAAAGAAACTATTGAGAAACCAAAATAACAATCGATGGTAAAGGATTGGAAACACTGCTAAAACATGAAGCACTCAAAAATTAGCTTTGCTTGATCGGACTCAGAAATCAAGAAGCATGCCAAAGCGGGAAATCTTTTAAGCTTTGACATGATCCAAGATCACAAATCCCTAATCTTGAATGAGGAatttgacttatttaatgaaAAAGCAACTATCCACGCGAATCAAAATAAGCTTACAAAACAGTAAACGATCGGACCGACGAAAACACGAAGCATGCGAAATCAAAGACGATTTTTAGCTTTCACGCTTAATGGAGACTTGGGTATTTCGATCGATAAAACAAAAACCACCGACtaagagaaataaaatgaaactACAAAATCGAATCATGATCCTGCGTTCATTCTAAATCACAAAACAAGCAAACAGATGATCGCATTCTTGAAGAAAAGCAAGGGACGCAGACAAAGATCTATTCGCTTCAAATGATGCGCAAAATAAATAGCAAATTCAgcgacgaaggaggaattcgaAACCGATAATGACGCAAGAATCGAAAGGAAATCACCTGGGGTTGTGGAAAGGTCCGACCTTATTGGCATATAGGGGGACATGATCACCCTCTTTGTACCTATGATTGGTTCCATCAGCTCCCACCCTCAAACCACAAGCCATTACGAGAAGAACCAACGTAGATAACTCCATCTTCAAGATCCTCGAACCTGAAATCGATCAAATAAAACTCCAAATCAGCCCTAAAATCCATACATTTCGCTGAGGCTTTCTAACCGATGCTCACCTTCGTTCCCGAGCCGAGGAAGACCGAAGGGGGCGATCGGCTCGCTGGTGGATAGGCACGTGCGAGAGTCCATTTCtaattatacataaatatataatgcAACGATAAATTCTAATTAGTCTAATTAATTTGGGGGCTTACAGAACAGGAAACACGCTTCTTGGATTCGATTCAAGAATCGAATCTGTCCAATCCCGCGCGGCCATTGCCTATATAGTCGTATCCCTCTCCTCTCCCACTCTCGCTATGTCTTCTCGCCTGCCTCTCGCCTCTCCTCTGTtccattctccttctcctcctcctagttgATTTCCACACCTCTCTTCATCAAGAAACCGTTTTTAGTCGTCCATGGATCCCGTCGACGTCGTTCCGAGTGGttacaggttccttcccacggcggaggaactcgtgGTCGACTACCTCGCCAACTGCGTTGCCGGCACACCGCTCCCTagccgcgctgtcgccttcgccgatgtctacggcaccgagccgtggaatcttctctgcaacggtcgacaggagggctatttctttgcggagcgcaagcccaagaacagcggcGGCCCGCGCGTCGATCGAAGGGCCGGCACCGGTTCTTGGACTCTGAACAAAAAGCAAGAACCCGTCAAGTCCATCGTCGacgggcgcgagatggtggtggGACGAAAGAGCTTCCTCTCCTTCAACGATGGCCGGCGGAAAAACTCCGGGTGGGTCATGTACGAGTATGAGATGTGTTCCTCCGGcttcgagagacgagttctctgtcacgttaAGAAGAGCTCGCATCATGCCATCTCCGGCGGCAATTTCATCAAAAAGGTTGAGTCGACGTTCACGGAGGCCGCGACAGAGACGGTCTCCGGCGGCAGCCTCGTTGGgcagaagagaaatagagaggaatcttctactctctcagCAAAAGCATCGACTCCCTCAAAGAAGCCAGCACATTCATTgcagtccgacgtctcaccacctccaaccgcggtggtgcaacaTCCCATATCGGCTCGTCCTGTGACACCCCCGGAGAGTCGTCTTTCCTCGGTCGACTCAgttgcaccgaacgaagccggagtcccATCCGCCGCTCTATCGTCAACGGATGTCGGCGGAGGTGGGTTCGTGATAACTGCGGAAGAActcgaagcattcttggcttcgccttcgccgtcggtcgatcttggcggtgAACAGAACTGCATCGACGATGCTTTCTTCACCAGAGAGGTTGAAGCCTCCTTgatgtcggatgacaccgacacagcctcgactaccatcccgaaggcctcgccgtcaggccttgtcgatcttctcttgatgcccgatgacactcgaattgattcgaccacggtcgtaGAGGTTTCCACGTCATCGTCGTCGATCGACTTCGTCGCGTGTGAGAAGATGTACTTCACCGACGATCCCTTCTTTTCGAGCCTGGAAGAGATCCATGCCTTCCTGGTGTCCGATGACACCTTCGCCGCATCGACGACGGAACAAATGGCGTGCGTGGACGATGCTCGCTCGACAACCCCGAAAGCGTTACAAGCCTCGTTGATTTCTGATGGCACCGGCACAGATTCGACCACGGCCGAAGCGGTTTCGTCGTCATCGTCGAACGACTTTGTTGGGTGTGAGCAGACGGAGAACGTAGATGATGTCGACGACTTCATGCGAGAGATCGATGCCCTCATGAAGTCCGATGACACACCTGTGGATTCGGCAATGATCTCGTGGCTGGAGCAGTAGCTTGGAAAGCTTGTATGGAAAATgttgtttgttcatgtatatcataatactggaaggaaaagaaaattcatgttcATGCAAATATTGGCGACAataaagttcaattttcatcccATGTATTGTTGTTTCCTTCATACGTTGCTGTTTATATGAAATGGTGTGGCTAATGAACTCATAATTTGAGATATCACTGTCTCGTCCTCATGCATCAACATATCATAGTTGGTCACCGTCCTCAGGGAGAAACAGTCATGGTTGGGTTGACCATATAGACATTTGGATGATTGCTGTCACAAAATATGCTGGCTTATTTTTGTTGCCTCGTCATACAAAAATAAATATTGACTTCTTCTAACCATCATCCggtaaatcatttttatgtgaTCCATGATGTTGTTATTGTGGAGATTTAAAGGATACTGATGGATGAAGCCCTCCTGTAGCTGAACAGTGTATTTGATTGATTGTTCATTGACATCACTTTAAACCATGAatgatcaacaaaaagagaacaacagagCTGCAACTGTATTGAAATAGATTTTGTGCACACCATTTCCTCTCATAATCTTGAATATATTTAGCAACATAAGCACAACATCATCAAATTGGCAATGACTACATAATACCAACAAATTGATATTTCAACAGCATAGAGATCTTCAGTGAAGATTCAGTTGAAAAAAACCGATATCTATTCTCTTAATTCGCACACAAACGATAGCCCGATTGCCTTCGTTAATGTTTCGATACAATAGATAGATTTAGAAGTTTGAGCAAATCTGTACAACGGATG
The DNA window shown above is from Musa acuminata AAA Group cultivar baxijiao chromosome BXJ2-4, Cavendish_Baxijiao_AAA, whole genome shotgun sequence and carries:
- the LOC108952582 gene encoding transmembrane 9 superfamily member 3; translated protein: MDSRTCLSTSEPIAPFGLPRLGNEGSRILKMELSTLVLLVMACGLRVGADGTNHRYKEGDHVPLYANKVGPFHNPSETYRYYDLPFCSPEHVTEKTEALGEVLNGDRLVDAPYELNFLEEQRSKSLCKKNLSKEDVAKFRHAVSKDYYFEMYYDDLPLWGFLGKIEEVKTDSGKDKYFLFKHIHFNILYNDDRVIEINVQTDPNINVDISEDRKLDVEFLYSVTWKNTDISFEERMAKYSRTSSMPQHLEIHWFSIVNSCVTVLLLTGFLATILMRVLKNDFVKYSLIEESLEDQEDSGWKYIHGDVFRFPKNKSLFSAIIGSGTQLLVLTMFIFLLALVGVFYPYNRGALYTALVVIYALTSGIAGYTASSFYMQLEGTNWVRNLLLTGCLFCGPLFLTFFFLNTVAITYSATAALPFGTILVILLIWALVTSPLLILGGVTGKNSKTEFQAPCRTNKYPREIPELAWYRGTIPQMAMAGFLPFSAIYVELYYIFASVWGHKIYTIYSILFIVFIILIIVTAFITVALTYFQLAAEDHGWWWRSVLCGGSTGVFIFFYCIYYYHARSDMSGFMQTSFFFGYMTCICYGFFLMLGTVGFRASLLFVRHIYRSIKCE
- the LOC135608763 gene encoding protein CUP-SHAPED COTYLEDON 2-like — protein: MDPVDVVPSGYRFLPTAEELVVDYLANCVAGTPLPSRAVAFADVYGTEPWNLLCNGRQEGYFFAERKPKNSGGPRVDRRAGTGSWTLNKKQEPVKSIVDGREMVVGRKSFLSFNDGRRKNSGWVMYEYEMCSSGFERRVLCHVKKSSHHAISGGNFIKKVESTFTEAATETVSGGSLVGQKRNREESSTLSAKASTPSKKPAHSLQSDVSPPPTAVVQHPISARPVTPPESRLSSVDSVAPNEAGVPSAALSSTDVGGGGFVITAEELEAFLASPSPSVDLGGEQNCIDDAFFTREVEASLMSDDTDTASTTIPKASPSGLVDLLLMPDDTRIDSTTVVEVSTSSSSIDFVACEKMYFTDDPFFSSLEEIHAFLVSDDTFAASTTEQMACVDDARSTTPKALQASLISDGTGTDSTTAEAVSSSSSNDFVGCEQTENVDDVDDFMREIDALMKSDDTPVDSAMISWLEQ